A stretch of DNA from Syntrophales bacterium:
TGAAAAATCGTCTCACGGAAAAAGGGGAAGAGGTAACAATCGGCGAGGATGATGTGAACACAATCGAACATCTTCAGGAAGAGATTAAGAAAATTCTTCTGCAATAAGGCATTGGAATGGTTGCGTTTACCTAATTTTTGTAATACTAATCCTAAAATAGACATTGACCATTCCAACACGGTAGGATAGGCGTCCCGCCTGTCCATAATGGTGAATCGCCGTAGGACAGCCGAGACGGCTGTCCTACGGGATAGGGAAGGCAAACTTTATTTCCAATGTCTATTTTGGGGACTAAAGAGGTGACAGATTATGCATGAAAAACAATATATTGTTGATGACCTTACAAAAAACGATACCTGGAGAATGTTTAACATAATGGCTGAATTTGTGGAAGGCTTTGATGTCCTGTCCAGAATTCATCCGGCTGTGACTATTTTTGGGTCAGCCAGATCCCATCCCAATAGTTCCAATTATAAAACCACGGAAAAGGTAGCCCGGCTACTGGGAGAAAACGGATTTAATGTTATTTCCGGTGGAGGACCCGGGGTTATGGAGGCAGCCAATAAAGGGGCTGCGGCGGCTGGGAGCAAATCAGTGGGTCTCCATATACATCTCCCTAAGGAGCAAAAACCCAATAAGTATGCCAACGTCCGGCTCGATTTTAAATACTTTTTTGTCAGAAAGGTCATGTTTGTAAAATATGCCGTAGCTTATATCATTATGCCTGGGGGCTTTGGAACCCTTGACGAACTTTTTGAAGCCCTGACCCTGATTCAGACCAGAAGGATAAAGCCCTTTCCTGTTATTCTTATAAATTCTGATTACTGGAAAGGCCTGAGTGACTGGATAAATAAAACTCTGATCGGGGAAAAACATATATCAAAATCAGACATCGACCTTTTAAGGTTTGTGGACACTCCGGAAGAAGCCGTGGACATAATAAAGAAAACAGTAATAATTTAATTGAGGGATACATCCCTATTTGCTTGACATGATTTTTTCGTAATGATACTTCCAACATATGGGGACAGATTTTAAATCTGTCCCCAAACTATGCTCAACAGAGGAGAGAAAACGTGACCTTTCAGGAATTAATATTGGCTCTTGAAAAATACTGGGACAATAAGGGGTGTATTATACAACAACCATACGATATTGAGGTAGGAGCAGGAACCTTCAACCCTGCAACCTTTCTCAGAGCCCTCGGCCCGGAACCGTGGAATGTCGCTTATGTCGAACCTTCCCGGAGACCCACGGACGGCAGGTACGGAGAGAATCCTAACAGACTTCAGCACTACTACCAATATCAGGTTATAATGAAGCCGTCACCATTTGACATACAGGAGCTCTACCTTGACTCCCTTAAAAGCTTCGGTATAGATCCTCTCGATCATGATATTCGCTTTGTGGAAGATGACTGGGAATCCCCCACGCTGGGTGCCTGGGGTTTAGGTTGGGAGGTCTGGCTCGACGGAATGGAAATAACCCAGTTCACTTATTTTCAGCAGGTTGGAGGAATAGACCTTGACCCCATATGCGCCGAATTAACCTACGGAATTGAGCGAATCGCCATGTATCTTCAGGAGATTGACAATGTATACGATTTGGAATGGACACAGGGCATAAAATATGGGGATGTACACCACAAGGGAGAAGTTGAATTCTCCATCTACAATTTTGAAGAAGCCGATACCGAGATGTCAAGAAAGCTTTTCGATATGTATGAGGCAGAATCTTTAAGAATGGCTGAGAAGAATCTGGTACTCCCCACTTACGATTACTGTCTCAAGTGTTCACATATCTTCAACATCCTCGATGCACGGGGTGCTATAAGCGTTAACGAGCGCACCAGCTACATCGGCAGGGTAAGAAACCTGGCAAGACTCAGCGCTGAAGGATATCTAAAGCAAAGAGAAGAAATGGGATATCCCCTTATGGGAAAGTGGAAAACAAATCAATGAAAATATCAAAATGAAAATTTAAAAAGTAAAATAAGAAGCCAAACAACTTTTGTAAGATATCA
This window harbors:
- a CDS encoding glycine--tRNA ligase subunit alpha, translated to MSPNYAQQRRENVTFQELILALEKYWDNKGCIIQQPYDIEVGAGTFNPATFLRALGPEPWNVAYVEPSRRPTDGRYGENPNRLQHYYQYQVIMKPSPFDIQELYLDSLKSFGIDPLDHDIRFVEDDWESPTLGAWGLGWEVWLDGMEITQFTYFQQVGGIDLDPICAELTYGIERIAMYLQEIDNVYDLEWTQGIKYGDVHHKGEVEFSIYNFEEADTEMSRKLFDMYEAESLRMAEKNLVLPTYDYCLKCSHIFNILDARGAISVNERTSYIGRVRNLARLSAEGYLKQREEMGYPLMGKWKTNQ
- a CDS encoding TIGR00730 family Rossman fold protein, producing MHEKQYIVDDLTKNDTWRMFNIMAEFVEGFDVLSRIHPAVTIFGSARSHPNSSNYKTTEKVARLLGENGFNVISGGGPGVMEAANKGAAAAGSKSVGLHIHLPKEQKPNKYANVRLDFKYFFVRKVMFVKYAVAYIIMPGGFGTLDELFEALTLIQTRRIKPFPVILINSDYWKGLSDWINKTLIGEKHISKSDIDLLRFVDTPEEAVDIIKKTVII